The sequence below is a genomic window from Halococcus saccharolyticus DSM 5350.
GTGCTGGATCGAGCGGATCGAGCACCGGTATGAGGCGACGCCGCTGGGTATGTTCGTCGCGGAAGGGCTGATGGCCTTGCTTGGACGAATGGAAACCGAGCGGACGCTACGCGATGTTTGGCGATGGCTCCCGATAGCGGAGATCGAATTCGACATCGAGTTGTTCGCCGATGCGGTCGTCACGGTTCCGGAGTTCGGCTCCCCCGACCGGATCGTGAGCCGGTTCGCCGAACTGGTCGAGAAGACGGAGACTCTACGCGGGTTCACTCCGACAACCGTCAATTCGGACATGGATGTACTCTTTCGAAACGCCATCGACGGGATGGAGACCGAGCTGGTGTGGCCCCCAGGCCTCATCGAGACAGTTTTGACTTCGCACCCAGAGCAGGCCTCGGCGGCTATCGCGAGCGGGCACCTGACCGTGCTGCTAAACGACGACATCCCGTGCTCCTGCGCCATCTTCGACGATCGCGTCGGGGTTGCCGGCTACGATCACGAGACCGGACATATGCGAGTCGCAATCGACACCGACGCCCCCGAAGCCAGACGGTGGGCGGAAAACCTCTATCAACACTATAGACGCGATGCCCGACCTCTCGATCCGGACGCTCTCGTTGTGTGAGCGGGGGAGACTCCTTCCTCGTGATCCGCCGTGGGTCAGCTGTGGATCGGATCACCCTCGATCGCCACGTTACCGACTGTGACACTCGTTGTAGGCGACAGCTCGGTTGGTCAGGTGGCGTGTGGTTTGCAGTTCGGTTA
It includes:
- a CDS encoding helix-turn-helix transcriptional regulator, producing the protein MNQPLDEIEFLARSEHRVEVLSALAEGPHNRADLRVMTGASSSTIRRTLNEFEDRCWIERIEHRYEATPLGMFVAEGLMALLGRMETERTLRDVWRWLPIAEIEFDIELFADAVVTVPEFGSPDRIVSRFAELVEKTETLRGFTPTTVNSDMDVLFRNAIDGMETELVWPPGLIETVLTSHPEQASAAIASGHLTVLLNDDIPCSCAIFDDRVGVAGYDHETGHMRVAIDTDAPEARRWAENLYQHYRRDARPLDPDALVV